Genomic window (Ostreibacterium oceani):
GCTTAACGGGGACCATTCGCAAAATACGGGAGACGCCGATCACACAAAAATTAGACCAAGGTGAAATCGTCATTATTCCACCTATCGGCTACTCGACAACCGGTGAAGTTTTTAACTTGACCACAGAGATGGTTGCCAGCGCGGTCTCTGAAACCCTAAATGCCGACAAACTACTCTTTTTTAATGACAGTTACAAAACGCTACTGCCGCAAATCAATCACCAACATGCCATTACGCCGCACGTTGCCAAGCAACTTACACCCCCCGATCAAACGCTAGCCGAAATCATTCACGCCGCCGTCAGCGCCTGCGAAAAAACCGTCAATCGCGCACATATCATCCCAAAAGACATCGATGGCGCTATTTTGGCAGAGCTTTTTACTCGTGACGGCGCAGGACTGATGATTACTAACGATGCCTACGACCGCATTGAACAAGCAACCATTCATGATATTTCGAGTTTACTCGCGCTTATCCAACCGCTAGAGGAGCAAGGCATTCTCGTCAGACGCTCACGTGAATTATTAGAAACGGAGCTAAGCACCTTTAGCCTACTCAAACGCGATAACTCGGTCATTGGCTGCGCCTCGCTAAAGCCTTTTCCTGAGGAAAATGTCGCCGAGCTAGGCTGCCTTGCCATTAGCCCCGACTATCAAAAACAAGGACTTGCGGACAAGCTACTAACCCATATTGAAAAAAAAGCCAAAGACCAGCGTTTTTCTCACCTGTTTTGCCTAACGACCCATACCTCGCATTGGTTTTTGGAGCGCGGCTTTGAGCCTACTGAGTTATCAGCACTGCCTGCACAAAAAAAGGCTTTTTACAATTATAGTCGGCAATCAAAGCCTTATATTAAAGCCCTGAATTAACGCGCAGCATTAAGGCGCTAACTTAGCCTTAGCTTAACCTTAACTTAGGGCTAAGCTAGATTACTATAATCAATTCAATAAATTGAGTTAATTAAATTTTTCAGGTCGCATGTAGGGGAATAATAACACATCACGAATTGACGCGGCATCGGTTAATAGCATCACGAGACGGTCAATACCAATACCCTCGCCCGCGGTTGGCGGCATCCCGTATTCCAACGCCCTGATATAATCGTGATCAAACTGCATGGCTTCATCATCACCTGCGGCTTTGGCTTGGACTTGTTCGGCAAACCGTGCAGCCTGATCCTCGGCATCGTTTAACTCAGAAAACCCATTGGCAATTTCTCGGCCCGCGATAAATAACTCAAACCGATCGGTCACCGAAGGATTGTCATCATTCCGCCGTGAAAGCGGTGATACTTCATCGGGGTAGTCTAAAATATACGTGGGCTGAATGAGCAAATGCTCGACCGTTTCTTCGAATAAAAACGTTTGCAGTTTAGCTAGGCTTTGATTGGCAGGCATAGAAACGCCCAACTTTTTACCCAACGACTCAATGGCGTCAACACTAGATACATCTGCCGCGACGACCCCATCATGATATTGACAAATGGCATCACACATTGTCAGACGAGCAAATGGCTGACCAAAGTCAATGATTTGCCCTTGGTAAGTTACCTGCAACTGGCCATTTACCGCCAATACGACTTCTCGCAACAGCGTCTCAGTCAACGCCATCAAATCCTGGTAATCGGCATAGGCTTGATAAAACTCTAACATGGTAAATTCGGGGTTGTGTCGCGTTGACACCCCTTCATTTCTAAAGTTACGATTGATTTCAAAGACCCGCTCAAACCCACCAACCACTAAGCGTTTTAAATAAAGCTCAGGGGCTACACGCAAAAATAAATCAATATCTAGCGCATTATGGTGCGTCGTAAAGGGTTTTGCCGTCGCGCCACCCATAATCGTATGCATCATCGGCGTTTCGACCTCTAGATAGCCCTGCGATTCAAAAAACTGGCGAATTAGACTGACGACTTTGGAGCGCGTACGAAAAATATCCCGCGACTGCCCGTTCATAATCAAATCCACATAGCGCATACGGTAACGCTGCTCTTGATCGGATAGTCCATGGAATTTTTCAGGCAATGGCCGCAGTGATTTGGTCAGTAACTGAATATCACTTACCTGAATCGTAAGCTCACCTGTTCGCGTTGTAAATAGGGTGCCTTTGGCACCAACAATATCGCCAACATCCCAGGTTTTAAAGTCTGTATATTCGCCTTCTGGCAACGCATCTCGCTGGACATAGCATTGTATGCGCCCTGTTGCGTCTTGAATTTGGATAAAACTGGCTTTGCCCATGATGCGTTTTGCCATGACGCGACCTGCCACGGCAACATTTGCCGCTGCTTGCGTTGATTCATCAGCGCCCGCAAAAGTTTCATGCAAATTCGCCGCATGGTGTGTGGGTTTAAACTGATTCGGAAACGCAATCCCTTTCTCACGAAGGGCCGCGAGTTTTTTGCGGCGCTCAGCGATTAATTGATTTTCTGTTTTTTCTTGGGGTTCTGTTTGTCCGGGGTTATTATCAGTCATTACACACCTTGTTTTAAACTTGCTTCGATAAATGGATCCAAATCGCCGTCTAATACGGCCTGTGTATTGCCCGTCTCTACCTGTGTCCGTAAATCCTTAATACGACCAGAGTCCAAGACATAAGAACGAATTTGGCTGCCCCAACCAATATCCGACTTGGTTGCCTCGAGGGCCTGTGATTCTGCTTGGCGCTTGAGCATTTCCAGCTCATACAATTTTGCCTTTAGTTGCTTCATCGCCGTGTCTTTATTTTGATGCTGCGAACGGCCGTTTTGACACTGTACGACGGTATTGGTCGGCAAGTGCGTGATACGAACGGCTGATTCGGTTTTATTCACGTGTTGTCCGCCAGCACCTGAGGCACGATACACATCAACGCGCAAATCGGATGGGTCAATTTCAATTTCAAAACTGTCATCGATTTCTGGCGATACAAATACCGATGCAAACGATGTATGTCGGCGCGCACCCGAATCAAACGGCGATTTTCGCACCAACCGATGCACGCCTGTCTCGGTTCGTAGCCAGCCATAGGCATATTCACCTTGGACATGAATGGTCGCCGATTTGATACCAGCGACTTCACCGACGGACTCTTCGATAACCTCTACTTGAAATCCTTTTTGCTCTGCCCAACGCAAGTACATTCGCAGTATCATACTAGCCCAATCTTGGGCCTCTGTGCCACCCGAACCCGACTGGATGTCAAGGTAAGCATTATTGGCATCGGCTTTGCCTGAGAACATACGGCGAAATTCTAGCTGTGCCAATTGCTTTAGCGCGGTGTCAATATCAGCGGTAATGTCATCAACCGTGTCTGTGTCTGCTTCTTCCTGTGCAATTTCTAACATGCCTTCTGAATCAAGCAGCGTGGTACGAATCGTATCTAGCGTGTTGATGTTTTTTTCTAGTGCGGTTTTTTCTTGGTTTAACTGCGCTGCGGTGTCGGGATTGTCCCAGACCGCAGGCTCAGATAGCTCACGCAGGACTTCTTCGAGGCGTTCAACCATCGCTTCATACGCCATGTAGTCACGCATGGCCAATTCGCGGGCACAGCCGTCTTTAATTTGCTCGAATAAGTGCGCTAACTCCATAACTGACTGATGATTGCATCGTGAAAATTCAAAAGGACGTGCATTGTAGCAAACTTTCGCAAAAGGTTGAACGTTTATTGTGCATCTGTCAGCCCAAAGGGTTAATGTCCGCTTTATTCCCAAGCAGAAATGTCCGCTTTTGGGTATTGAAAATGACACAGAGGAACCTTATGAGTGTTCCTTATGAGTGACAAAGAATTAAGTCGTATATCCGTAATTGCGTGGTGTCCCTAAGTGGTCGTTTTGGTAATAGCTGTAGCTTAAGCTATCCCCCGCTTTGTCGATTTTGACCAATGGATTGGTGGTGTAGGGGCTGTTTGGCTCGTACAAATAGCCCTGAATAAACTCACCCCGCTCGTCAAACTCAGCCGTCAGTCCGTTGTGCGTGTAGAAGTAATACGTGGTCTGGCTATCGTTGCTTTTTTGCACGGTTTTCTTAACACGGCGGTTTTCTAAGTCATAAGTATTTTGCTGGACGAATTGTTGCCCTTCTTGCCCACCGCGAGTAACGCTCACCAGGCGCTGACGCACGTCATACGCATAATCGGTGGTGAGATTGCTGGCGGTCTCGACCAACTGGCTGGTATTGCCGTTGGTGTCGTATTGGAAATTGTTAAGCGGTGTGTTAATCAGCTGATCACGCGCGTTGTATTGCCACTGCCCCGTCCCCGCTAACAAATCACTCAAGCGATTACCCACCTTGTCATACGAATACGTCTCGTTATCCAAAGTCGGATGATTGGCTTGAATCAAGCGATACGCCGCATCATAGCTATAATCATACACGCCATGCTCGGTGGTTTTTTTGAGGATATTCCCCACCTTGTCATGATAGGCTCTACTCGGAATCTGACCCACTATTCGTACTATCTGTGCCACCGTAGTCATTATTTCCATATGAAAGCGCCGAACTTGGCTCAGCACCATTTAAATAATTCAACTTTACATCAAGATAAATTTCATCATAGTTGGCTTGTTGCACCTCCTCTTCGAAGTATTTCTTTATCTCCACTTCATCGCCAAAGCAAACCAATGCATGATATTTAGCCAAATAAGATAATTTGCATGCATCAATTGTTTTAGTGATTTGGGCATAAGTGTAGGATGATTGACGACCATAACGACGCACCAGATGATAAGAAAGTTTGCGAATACAGGTCTTAATAAGTTTTTTATTATAACACCTACGTAACCAGCTAAACATATCAAACCTCATCAACTAATTAGCGAAATGATTAACGAAATGTAACTCGGCATAATCGTTATCGACATCCAACTCATAAGTCACCTCATAATTAATCTCTTTTTCTGATAAATTTTGAGAATGGACGAAAAGCAGCATTGAGGCAGTATAACCAACTACAGCATTACCAGGAATAACAGTAAACATACTTTTAAACATCATTTTTTTATAATCAGTATGAGACCTCATTAATGGAAAGATATGTTTGCATAATTTTAGGATATACTGCCGTTGATTGAAAACCACAGTGACCGAATCTCCCGCTAAAAGGCATCGAAATATATGACGAATCGGTTCTATTGATTTCCAAGTCATTTGATATGTGATTTTTTCCATAACGATAATAAACTATTCAATCGCGTTACATACTGTAATTACGCAACCAGCTAAAATCGCACCACAGCCACCAAAACATATCGCAGCTGTCCATGGCGTCTTTGTCCATGGTGATGTGATGCAAAATACAGTACACAGTTTGAATGATGACCAACAAAACTTCCCTCTATTTTTTCCTTTTGGTGATCCGCCAGGTGGAGTGGGTTGTGTGCCAGGAGGTTCAATGGTTTCTATCCCACCTGGAATGCTAGGCTTTTTCTTTTTTAGCCCATCTTCGTCCACAAACACCAACGGGTTTTGGCGCGCATACCCATACGTATTAATGCCACCTGCTAATCCAATCGGGTCGGTTTGCAAGTAGCGACCTAGGTTAGGATTATAATCCCTGTGGTAGTTTTGGTAAAGGTTAATTTCTTCGTCATGTATCTGCCCTGCATCACGTTCGAATAACTTGACCGCTAATTGTGTTTCTAGTGCGGCAATCCGCGAGGAAATCGCGGGCTGGGTGGTATAGAGCTTTTCTGCCGTTTTATGAAAGTTTTTCAAGGCGGCTAGCCAAACAAACGCTTCTAATTGTTTTATAGTAAAATTCAATGACATCGCAATACTATAGCATTTTTCATGAGCCAGACTGCGAAATTAACGTCCATATCGGTCCAAAAGCGCATCTGCGTTCGTCTTTTCTGACCGCGTTCGTCTTGTCTGACTGCCTGTACCTGCCAGGTTATCCCATCGATTAGATAAAAAATACCAAACGAGTTAGCGATGAATCATGCGTTTGACCAGATGTGTCTTTGACCAAAACGATAAAAAAACAACCGCGACTACATGCGTGGCAATCAAATAAGGTAGTATCTCCGCCAAGGTCTTGTGCCAACCCATCAACGCATAGGCCCAATCATAATCATAGCCGTACTCATAACCCAGATAGCCTGTCGCAACCGTCAACAACAACACGACCCACAATAACCAAATCATCCAACCACCAAGCGGTGTATAACGTGAATGGATTTTTTCTCGGTTTTTAATGGCGCGAAAATCTTGCCAAATAATACGCGGATTGATGGTCAATTTTGGCCCACCCAAAATACCAATCAGCACAATCCGTAGTAGCACGGCAAACCCGATAATAAAACCGACATTTTCGTGCAGCTTGCTCTCTGGCTGGCTGATCCACAAATTAACAACGACCCCGATAGCAACCAGCCAATGAATTAACTTCGCCAACAAAGGAAAATTGATATCATGAGCCGCTATATTTTGCTGGCGTGACGCCATTTTTTTAAATAAATTCATCGCACTCAGGTGCAGGCACAAAAGGACATAAAAGGGCAAAAACGAGGCATAACCGCCGTCTCAAAGGTGATGCTTAATCGATGCTTAATCGATACTTAATCTACCGAAAAGTACTCATGCGAGTTGTCCTTCATATCACGGACTTTTTTAAAGATATCACCGCCGTCCACACGGTCACTCATACCGACTTCGACTTTGATTGCTTCAATATTATCAATGAATTTTTGCAACCCGTTTTCGTAGTCTGCTTGGCTTTTATCGCTTAGACCGTCACGTATGACATACGCCTCAAATCCTTTAGCATCTTCTGCGGCTGTTTGCATTTGCGTTAGCGCCGAAAGAATCTCATCCTTATCATCTGTTTTGCGGATGACACGTAGCGCTTTGCCCATTTGTTTCATTTGTTTTGCAATGTCTTCATTGACCTCATGATTTTCATGTGCCATCGCCACAGAACTTAGCATAAACAACAACATAAATAAGGTGGCGACAATTTGCTTCAAATAAGTCGTCATTAGTTGCATTTTTTTCTCCTCTCTTTCATTTAAATGGACGCCACCCATTATAAAAACTATCCACACTAAAGCCATCACAATTTAATTAATTATCGGCTCCGTCTATTGGGCAGCTATTGGGCAGCTATTGGGCAGCTATTGGGCAGCTATTGGGCAGCTATTGGTCAATCAACTAACAGGCGATTCAACAATCAATAAAATTAACAGGCACCTCAATCACATTAACGGCCAACCCGCCGCGCGCGGTTTCTTTGTACTTATCCATCATGTCTTTGCCCGTGTCTTTCATGGTTTTAATGACCTTATCCAGTGACACAAAATGCGTCCCGTCACCACGACGGGCAATGCGCGATGCGTTAATGGCCTTGACTGCACCCATGGCGTTGCGTTCAATGCAAGGCACTTGCACTAATCCACCGACGGGATCACAGGTCAATCCCAGATTATGCTCGATACCGATTTCTGCGGCATTGGTGCACTGTGATGGTGTGCCATGAAACGCCTCGGTTAGGCCAGCCGCCGCCATTGCACAGGCCGAACCAACCTCACCCTGACAACCGACTTCAGCCCCTGAAATTGAGGCGTTTTGTTTGATGATAATGCCAATAGCGGCTGCCGTTAACAAAAAATTATAAATCTCTTTTTGATTAAAGGTAACCGCAAAATCACGATAATAATGCAACGTTGCAGGAATAATTCCCGCCGCACCATTCGTCGGCGCCGTCACCACACGGCCACCTGCTGCGTTTTCTTCGTTAACCGCCAAGGCATATAAATTTACCCAATCCATTTCGTACAAAGCGATACGCTCACTGACATCGACCAATTCGTCTTTTTCTTTTTGCAATTGACGATACAGTGCGGCAGCGCGACGTTTGACCTTCATGCCACCGGGTAAAATGCCGTCTTTTTGGCAACCACGTTTAACGCAGTCTTGCATCGCTTGCCATATGGCATCTAATTTTTCGTAAATAATGACCTCATCATGGTACGTTTTTTCATTCTCAAGCACGACTTCACAGATACGCTTGCCTGTTTTTTCGCACTGCGCCAGCAGCTCTTCGCCCGTATTAAAGGGGTAAGGCACATCGACATGCTGCGCCACAAACAAATCACTTTGTCGGCTGGCGTCATCGTCATTGATTACAAATCCGCCACCTACCGAATAATAAATCCCATCGCACAAAACTTGCCCATCGCTGTCATAGGCGTGCAAACTCATGGCGTTGGGGTGATACGGCAGGAATTTCTTTTTATGCAAAATTAAGTCGTGCTCAATATCAAAATCAATGGCGTGCTGGGCGTTTAACAATAACTGTTTTTGGGTTCTAATCGCGTCAATTCTTGCCTCGACTAATTCTGTGTCGGTCGTTTCGGGCAGCTCACCCAAAAGCCCCAGCATGACAGCTTTGTCACTACCGTGCCCCTTTCCCGTTGCACCTAATGAGCCAAATAACTCGCATTTGATGCGAGCGGTTTTTTCAAGCGCTTGAGTTTGTTTTAGTTTGTCTAAAAATAGGTTAGTCGCTTTCATAGGACCGACCGTGTGAGAGCTAGATGGGCCTATCCCTATTTTGTACATTTCAAAAATACTAATCATTATTTATGCCTTTTCATTGCCTGTTAACTGTTATAATCATGATAAAATCTCGCTAATCATAAAAAAACTATACCCTGAAAACAATACAAATCACACCACCTTAAATGAAATCGCAAAAAAGTGTCGAATTATGATTGAAAAATACGTCAATAAACAACCAACGCTAGCGCCACAGAGCTGGGTTCATCAAAGCGCCGTCGTCATCGGTGACGTCACCTTGGGCGAGTCAGTTTCTGTCTGGCCCAACGCTGTTATTCGCGGCGATGTGAATGCAATCACCATTGGCAAACACTCCAATGTGCAAGACGGTGCTGTCATTCATGCCACGCACGTCAGTGACTTTAACTCCGAGGGCTACCCAACTCGCGTTGGCGATGCGGTGACCATTGGCCATAATGCGATTTTGCATGGCTGCACGATTGGCAATCACGTCCTTATCGGTATGGGCGCGACCATATTGGACGGCAGCGTTATTCCTGATCAAGTTATCATCGGCGCCATGGCACTGGTGCCGATGCACAAAACCCTAGAAAGCGGTTACCTTTATCTCGGCTCACCCGCCAAAGCCGTTAGAAAATTGACTGAAAAAGAAAAAACCTTTCTCCGCTACTCGGCAAAACACTACATTAAGCTAAAAAATAATTATCAGTAACGTATCTGCAGTACGTCCACCACGCACCCTCAATGACTCAGTAGCAGAGCAAGGGCACATATGCCTTTTGGGTATACTTTATGGCGTTTTGCTTTTGCAATGCCAGCGCGTTGCTTTATACTAAAACTAACGTGGGCTATCAAACACACAGAATACGATGACAATCAAACAACTGCGCTATATTGTCGCAGTCACTGAAAACCAATTCAACATCTCTTATACCGCTGAGAAACTCTTTACTTCTCAGCCCGGTATTAGCAAACAAATCAAGCTGTTTGAAGAGAGCTTAGGGTGTAAAATATTCACCCGAAATGGTAAAGCCTTAGTCGGTCTAACGCCACTAGGCAATGATATTGTTGAACAAGCAAGAATCATCCTAGCCGAAATCGACAACCTCGTTGTCATCACAAAAGCCAACCACAGCGAAAAAAACACCACGCTCACCATCGCCACCACGCAAACCCAATCGGGTTATGTCCTGCCAGGGGTGCTCAAGCAATTTCATCAGCAATACCCCAACATCAAGTTAATTATCGAAAATGGCACAATGGACCAGTTAATTGAGATCGCCAAGCACCGTCGTGCTGATTGTATTATCCTATCAGGAACCAACGATACCTTAAAGCGAGAATGGCTGCCCAACATGTTGGTCATTCCTTGTTTTCAGTGGAGCTTTAGCGCAATTTGCCCGCCAAACCACCCGCTCGCCAAAATGACCACGCCTACCATTGACTATATTGCCGCCAATCCTATCATCACCTATGTGGCGTCGGCTTTACGCACGAGTACGCTAGATACCTTCCCTAACATTATCGCCACATCAAACGACCCACAAGTCATCAAGCAATACGTCAGAAATGGCATGGGTGTCGGTATTATTGCCAGCATGGCTTACGACAAACGTATCGACAGTGAGTTAGTTGAAATTCCATTGCAAGGCATCTTGCCCAAATGCACGACGATGATTGCCGTTGAACGCGCCAATATACTTCGACCGCATGTACACCGATTTATTAAGCTATTTGCACCGCACATCACCAGCGAAGACTTCGAAAGCGCCAATCACCAACAAGACATTGATCCAGTCGAGTCCCCCTTACCCGATCAAAGTAGTCATTGGTTTATTTGACACATCAACTACTCGCGTCACTTGTGGCACACTGGCGTTAAATTTGGCGTTACTAATTCGCACCAAACCACGCGTTAAATGACGCCTCAAACTAGGCTTCAACGAGGCTTACCCCCTGTGACTTAGCCGCGCACTCCACTGGAGTGCTTCATCAAGTGTACCGCAACGATAAACATCACAACCGACAAGACCAAAAGCACCCCAATCGTTGTATAAAATGAAACGTCCGAAAAGCCCAGCATCGCATAGCGAAAGCCATTAATCACATACAGCAACGGGTTAAACTTGGCGACGGTTTGCCATGACTCGCTTAGCATAGACACCGAATAAAAAATACCACCCAAGTAAGTCAGCGGCCCCAATACAAACGTTGGAATAATCGACACATCATCAAACGATTTCGCATAAAGTCCATTCAGAAACCCAGCAAATGAAAATACAATCGCCGTCAATACCGCCACCAAAATCGTCAGCACCCCATGTACCACCGAGATATGCGTAAAGAACAACGCAACGACTGCGACAATCAACCCCACAACCAAACCACGCAACACACCGCCTGTCACATAACCGAGCACAATCAGGCTGTCAGGCATAGGTGAGACCAATTGTTCCTCAATATTATTGTGAAACTTTGTGCCAAAAAATGACGACGACACATTGGCATACGCATTCATAATGACCGCCATCATGATTAACCCAGGCGCAATGTACTCAATATAACTCACGCCATCCACTTGCCCAACGCGATCACCAATCAATTTTCCAAAAATCAAAAAATAAAGACTGGTCGTAATCACCGGTGGAATCAACGTCTGCCCCCAAATTCGAA
Coding sequences:
- the argA gene encoding amino-acid N-acetyltransferase, encoding MKTCRPFIDYFRQAAPYIHQHRNKTFVFCLQDDGALDQFLQPILHDIAILHSLRIRVVIVFGARHRINTELNHGVFHNNCRITSPEAMRKIQEIIGARQIQISATLSMGLANSPMQGASIQTSTGNFVIAKPIGIVDGVDFGLTGTIRKIRETPITQKLDQGEIVIIPPIGYSTTGEVFNLTTEMVASAVSETLNADKLLFFNDSYKTLLPQINHQHAITPHVAKQLTPPDQTLAEIIHAAVSACEKTVNRAHIIPKDIDGAILAELFTRDGAGLMITNDAYDRIEQATIHDISSLLALIQPLEEQGILVRRSRELLETELSTFSLLKRDNSVIGCASLKPFPEENVAELGCLAISPDYQKQGLADKLLTHIEKKAKDQRFSHLFCLTTHTSHWFLERGFEPTELSALPAQKKAFYNYSRQSKPYIKALN
- the lysS gene encoding lysine--tRNA ligase gives rise to the protein MTDNNPGQTEPQEKTENQLIAERRKKLAALREKGIAFPNQFKPTHHAANLHETFAGADESTQAAANVAVAGRVMAKRIMGKASFIQIQDATGRIQCYVQRDALPEGEYTDFKTWDVGDIVGAKGTLFTTRTGELTIQVSDIQLLTKSLRPLPEKFHGLSDQEQRYRMRYVDLIMNGQSRDIFRTRSKVVSLIRQFFESQGYLEVETPMMHTIMGGATAKPFTTHHNALDIDLFLRVAPELYLKRLVVGGFERVFEINRNFRNEGVSTRHNPEFTMLEFYQAYADYQDLMALTETLLREVVLAVNGQLQVTYQGQIIDFGQPFARLTMCDAICQYHDGVVAADVSSVDAIESLGKKLGVSMPANQSLAKLQTFLFEETVEHLLIQPTYILDYPDEVSPLSRRNDDNPSVTDRFELFIAGREIANGFSELNDAEDQAARFAEQVQAKAAGDDEAMQFDHDYIRALEYGMPPTAGEGIGIDRLVMLLTDAASIRDVLLFPYMRPEKFN
- the prfB gene encoding peptide chain release factor 2, whose translation is MELAHLFEQIKDGCARELAMRDYMAYEAMVERLEEVLRELSEPAVWDNPDTAAQLNQEKTALEKNINTLDTIRTTLLDSEGMLEIAQEEADTDTVDDITADIDTALKQLAQLEFRRMFSGKADANNAYLDIQSGSGGTEAQDWASMILRMYLRWAEQKGFQVEVIEESVGEVAGIKSATIHVQGEYAYGWLRTETGVHRLVRKSPFDSGARRHTSFASVFVSPEIDDSFEIEIDPSDLRVDVYRASGAGGQHVNKTESAVRITHLPTNTVVQCQNGRSQHQNKDTAMKQLKAKLYELEMLKRQAESQALEATKSDIGWGSQIRSYVLDSGRIKDLRTQVETGNTQAVLDGDLDPFIEASLKQGV
- a CDS encoding DUF6559 family protein, with product MFSWLRRCYNKKLIKTCIRKLSYHLVRRYGRQSSYTYAQITKTIDACKLSYLAKYHALVCFGDEVEIKKYFEEEVQQANYDEIYLDVKLNYLNGAEPSSALSYGNNDYGGTDSTNSGSDSE
- a CDS encoding RHS repeat-associated core domain-containing protein, whose translation is MSLNFTIKQLEAFVWLAALKNFHKTAEKLYTTQPAISSRIAALETQLAVKLFERDAGQIHDEEINLYQNYHRDYNPNLGRYLQTDPIGLAGGINTYGYARQNPLVFVDEDGLKKKKPSIPGGIETIEPPGTQPTPPGGSPKGKNRGKFCWSSFKLCTVFCITSPWTKTPWTAAICFGGCGAILAGCVITVCNAIE
- a CDS encoding cytochrome b/b6 domain-containing protein encodes the protein MNLFKKMASRQQNIAAHDINFPLLAKLIHWLVAIGVVVNLWISQPESKLHENVGFIIGFAVLLRIVLIGILGGPKLTINPRIIWQDFRAIKNREKIHSRYTPLGGWMIWLLWVVLLLTVATGYLGYEYGYDYDWAYALMGWHKTLAEILPYLIATHVVAVVFLSFWSKTHLVKRMIHR
- a CDS encoding cytochrome b562, with product MQLMTTYLKQIVATLFMLLFMLSSVAMAHENHEVNEDIAKQMKQMGKALRVIRKTDDKDEILSALTQMQTAAEDAKGFEAYVIRDGLSDKSQADYENGLQKFIDNIEAIKVEVGMSDRVDGGDIFKKVRDMKDNSHEYFSVD
- a CDS encoding L-serine ammonia-lyase, coding for MISIFEMYKIGIGPSSSHTVGPMKATNLFLDKLKQTQALEKTARIKCELFGSLGATGKGHGSDKAVMLGLLGELPETTDTELVEARIDAIRTQKQLLLNAQHAIDFDIEHDLILHKKKFLPYHPNAMSLHAYDSDGQVLCDGIYYSVGGGFVINDDDASRQSDLFVAQHVDVPYPFNTGEELLAQCEKTGKRICEVVLENEKTYHDEVIIYEKLDAIWQAMQDCVKRGCQKDGILPGGMKVKRRAAALYRQLQKEKDELVDVSERIALYEMDWVNLYALAVNEENAAGGRVVTAPTNGAAGIIPATLHYYRDFAVTFNQKEIYNFLLTAAAIGIIIKQNASISGAEVGCQGEVGSACAMAAAGLTEAFHGTPSQCTNAAEIGIEHNLGLTCDPVGGLVQVPCIERNAMGAVKAINASRIARRGDGTHFVSLDKVIKTMKDTGKDMMDKYKETARGGLAVNVIEVPVNFIDC
- a CDS encoding gamma carbonic anhydrase family protein is translated as MIEKYVNKQPTLAPQSWVHQSAVVIGDVTLGESVSVWPNAVIRGDVNAITIGKHSNVQDGAVIHATHVSDFNSEGYPTRVGDAVTIGHNAILHGCTIGNHVLIGMGATILDGSVIPDQVIIGAMALVPMHKTLESGYLYLGSPAKAVRKLTEKEKTFLRYSAKHYIKLKNNYQ
- a CDS encoding LysR substrate-binding domain-containing protein, whose product is MTIKQLRYIVAVTENQFNISYTAEKLFTSQPGISKQIKLFEESLGCKIFTRNGKALVGLTPLGNDIVEQARIILAEIDNLVVITKANHSEKNTTLTIATTQTQSGYVLPGVLKQFHQQYPNIKLIIENGTMDQLIEIAKHRRADCIILSGTNDTLKREWLPNMLVIPCFQWSFSAICPPNHPLAKMTTPTIDYIAANPIITYVASALRTSTLDTFPNIIATSNDPQVIKQYVRNGMGVGIIASMAYDKRIDSELVEIPLQGILPKCTTMIAVERANILRPHVHRFIKLFAPHITSEDFESANHQQDIDPVESPLPDQSSHWFI
- a CDS encoding ABC transporter permease, whose product is MNKRRMQTNWVAYATLTRREIRRFIRIWGQTLIPPVITTSLYFLIFGKLIGDRVGQVDGVSYIEYIAPGLIMMAVIMNAYANVSSSFFGTKFHNNIEEQLVSPMPDSLIVLGYVTGGVLRGLVVGLIVAVVALFFTHISVVHGVLTILVAVLTAIVFSFAGFLNGLYAKSFDDVSIIPTFVLGPLTYLGGIFYSVSMLSESWQTVAKFNPLLYVINGFRYAMLGFSDVSFYTTIGVLLVLSVVMFIVAVHLMKHSSGVRG